The Tolypothrix sp. PCC 7712 region AAGCTCACGGTTACACAATTCAAGCAGATTTAGGAAGTGTAGATGAAGTCCAGCAATTAATTGCAGAAAGCATTCAGCATTTTGGCAAGTTAGATATTTTGGTGAATAATGCTGGAATTGAAAAACATGCACCATTTTGGGAAGTCTCTGAAGCTGATTATGATGCTGTGATGAATGTCAATTTAAAAGGAGTTTTCTTTGCGACGCAAACTTTCGTAAAACATTTGCTTGAAACTAAAAGAACCGGAAAAATTATTAATATTAGTTCCGTCCATGAAGAATTACCATTTCCTAACTTTACGGCTTACTGTGCCAGTAAAGGTGGGATGAAAATGCTAACTCGCAACTTGGCTGTTGAATTGGGTTCTCTGGGAATTACAATTAATAATGTTGCGCCTGGAGCAATAGAAACTCCCATTAATACTAAACTTTTAAACAACCCTGAAAAATTGGGGGCGCTATTACAAAATATTCCCCTTGGGCGTTTGGGACAACCACAGGATGTTGCTTCTCTAGTTGCATTCTTAGCTTCTGCTGATGCTAACTACATTACAGGTAGCACCTTCTTTGTGGATGGTGGATTGTTGTGGAATTATCAGGAACAGTAGATAGAAAAAACTATGGTAAATTCATCTTTATTTATTCCAGTCATCCTTGGCACTCCCCGTCAAGGTCGTCAAAGCGAATATGTTGCTAAATTTATTGTGGAACAAGTTGCCACACGCGATCGCCTCCAGACCGAACTGATAGATATTAGAAATATTGCGATCGCAACTGATGATGCAGGTGAATCAATCAAAGATCCTCAATTTTCCGCCACTATGGAACGCGCCGATGGCTTAATCATTGTCGCACCCGAATACAATCATGGTTATCCAGGTTTGCTGAAGCACGTACTCGATACCTGTCTTAAAGAGTACATCCACAAAGCTGTAGGAATATGTGGCGTGTCAGCAGGTTCTTTTGGCGGTACCAGAGTCATCCAAAACCTACTACCTGTAATGCGGGAGTTGGGACTAGTGACAATTTTTTATGACCTTAACTTTAGCGAAGTTCAGAACCTATTTGATGAGTCAGGTAATTTAATTGACAAACCAACATACATTCGTCGAATGTCAAGGTTTATGGACGAGTTAATTTGGATGTCAACAGTCCTCAAATATGGACGGGAAGTAATGAATTTGGAATGAGGGGATTGGGGATTAGGGATTGGGGATTGGGGATTGGGGATTGGGGATTGGGGATTGGGGATTAGGTAATGGGTAATGGTGATTTAAAACTATGAAATAGGCTATAACACCTGTTATAGGTCTATAAAGTTTCCATCCCCGTGAGGGGTAAGTGATTTAAAACATAATGCAGGATGGCATTCCTACAGGAGGTCATAGGAGTTGTTTCCATCCCCGTGAGGGGTAAGTGATTTAAAACCCTACTCTTGCAGAAAGCTTACCAAATAAGGCTTACATAACTGTAAAACTGAGGGGGGTCTGTTTTACCTGTCAATAGACTATAATTATTGACAATAAATACAGTCTTTAAGTAACTCAAACCCTTATACAGTAGGTTACCTGAGGGGGTCTACGAAACAATCAGCCTTTAAGACTTTGGACGACCCCCTCAGTTTACATTACTTAACAAAATGACTGCAGGAAACTAACTAATAGAGAATGTTTTAAAAGTCTTGCGGTTGATAGCAAAACGTTTTAGCTTCTCCTAAATCCTTTTTAAAAAGGGAGCTAGTACGATTTAGTTTTCAAGGTGCAGATTTTGGTATAAACAGTAGCATAGCGACCTACAAAATTCAATCTCTCAATTATTAAGAAAGCAAAAGCAGATATTGTTTTCTCAAAATGCCCTTTTGCTTTCTCGTTTGATGATATTTAGTAAGTAAAAGCAGATATTGTTTTCTCAAAATGCCCTTTTGCTTTCTCGTTTGATGATAGTTAGTAAGTAAAAGCAGATATTGTTTTCTCTCAATGACCTTTTGCTTTCTCATTTCAGTATATTCAGCAAGTAAGAGCAGATATTGCTTTCTCAGAATGACCTTTTGCTTTCTCATTTCGGTATATTCAGCAAGCAAAAGCAGAGATTGCTTTCTCCTTTGCGTCAGTGCATCACCGAACACCATCATCACTGTGTAGCCAAAACTATCAGAGATTTGCTAAAAGTACGTTAGCCGTTCGCCCTAGCGTTGCGTAGCAAAGAGAAGGCTTTAGCGGAGCGATCGCTCTTAATTGATATGCTAACTTTTATTATTGTTTTGGCTTTTGGTTTGTCTGTAATACTGAAAAGTTAATGTTTTCGGCTTTCAAAATTCTAAGTGTTTTGTTATACTATTACTCAACATTACAGTACCTCGAAAACTTAATATAACGTTTCCTAGTGAAAGTTAAAGTATTAGCTTTTACCTTTCACACGCAAATTTTTAGCGGGGGTATGCCAATGCTGGAAACCCTTATTCTTTCGTTGACCCCCGCTAATCGCTTACTGAGTAAGGCTTTAAGATGCTTGTCGTGGTGGCTTATTGTCAGTAAAGTATGCTTATTGATAGTAAAATTAGACCCCCCGCTAAAATGACACTTTCAAACCCAGTCATAGCAAGCGTTCTAAAAGGGTAGGGTTTTCAATTCATCACCCCTCACGGGGATGGAAACCTGTCGCTTGTGCCTGTTGCATACCAATTGTATAAAGTTTTCAATTCATCACCCCTCACGGGGATGGAAACTGTTATTAACTGCTTTAGCAGTTTTAATAACTGTAATGTTTTCAATTCATCACCCCTCACGGGGATGGAAACTGTTGTGTAAATAAATAAACCAAAAAAGAATTGGAGTAGTTTTCAATTCATCACCCCTCACGGGGATGGAAACGTCGACTTAATCAAAGGCAAGCATGGATTACCTTTGATTTTGTTTTCAATTCATCACCCCTCACGGGGATGGAAACCATACTTATAGGGATAGGGGGGAGGCATTCGCCATATGTGTCAACTTAAGCTTAAAGCTATATACGGCGCGTGTTGTACAAATACCTCGCGCCCTCATCCCCTAACCCCTTCTCCCGCAGGAGAAGGGGAACTAAATTTCTTACTCCCCTCTCCTGGTGGGAGAGGGGCTGGGGGTGAGGGCAGAACCTTGTCGCCAAGCGGGTTTCACGTTAAGTTGACACCAATGGGCATTCGCTTCCCTCGTTTTCAATTCATCACCCCTCAAGGGGATGGAAACTAGCAGTTATATGCACATTATCCTGTCTGCTTTGTAACTTCTTTGTCACCCTGTCGAGTATTTGATATAAAAAAATGAAGTATTCAAATTTGAACACTTCCTAAAAAGCATTGAGATATTTGGTATAGCTATTTCCGTGGTACTGATGATTGCAAGGACTCACACATATATCTGTCCTAATACTGCTCGGTTAAGCGATTTGAATTCAAAATTGGTTTTGGGGTAAAGGTTAAGGGTTAAAGGTTTTTTCTTTCCCTTGAACCATTCCCCTGTTCCCTTAACCCACAAGTATTGATATCTGTCGTTACTTTTCTTTATTTGTACTAGAGCGAATAGCTTTATCTAAATCTCGCAGTAATTCTTCTTCTGCATCTCGTTCTTGCTTGAGTTCGCGAACCATTTCTTGACTGGAGCCAATCAGCAAACCAGCAGCGCCACCAATAATGGCGTATTTTGCCGCCAAATCCTTATACATTGGGCTTGTATAGGGGGAAGGAAGTAAATAGGCAATAATAAAACCTATTCCTGCGCCTAATAGTGCGGTGACAATTCCAGAGAAAGCGATCAGTTTGGCGTTCATTTGCTTTGCTCCGATACTCAACACCCCTGTTATATCTTGTTTGGTTAAAGACTCATCATGAAGACTATGGGGAGCAAGGGGAAACAGAGAAACTCTGTTTTTGCACAGATACCCGTATCATGAATTAATTAACCGGACTTGATATGAAATTATTGGGGTACACTTTCATTGTCTCAGTGTATTTCTCAGTCGGATCGGAATCTTTAAAATTTTTTAATCAGCTGATATGGGTTTAGAGTTAGGTGTGTTAAGTACGGAGTCGGCATAATAGAAATTTGCGATCGCTCTTGGCTAGGATTTTAATATCACCTAGCTGGGGTTAAGCTCATTAGCGATTGATTTGTGACTTATTAAAGAAGCCGGCAGAATTGGGGGATTCTCCCCCAAACCCCCGATTGGGTGACGGTTGCGTCCCCCAAACCCCCTCCAAAATGATTGTTCGGTTTTTTGTTGAGTTAGTAGTTTTTTGGTTTTGTTAAGCTAAACCACATCTAATTTGCAATTGTATATTTATTGTGGGGGAGCCACTGTGTTGCGCGGGTTCCCCGCGTTGTAGCAAGTGGCGTTGGGCATCTTGCCCGCCCCATATATGCAAGTTAAATATGGAAGGTTAAGGGGGAAAGGGGAATGGGGAATGGGAAAGAAAAACCTTTAACCCTTAACCCTTAACCCTTAACCTTTCCCCCTTAACCAATTTTGAGAGCAGTATTGCTCTGCTCACATTTACCTGGAATCACCGGAACCGCGCTCATCACCACTCCCCACCCCAGCAGCTACTTGTTCCTCTTGTATATCAGAGTTAGGCGATTTGGTTTGATGAGCAGGTTTGCGTTTTAAGAAGCGTTCTTCTAAATTCTTGATGATGACATACAAAACTGGCACAATTAGTAAGCTTAAAACTGTTGCTACCAGTAATCCCCCAAATAACGCTGTTCCTAAAGACCAACGGGAGGCGGAACCTGCACCGGAGGCGATGACGAGGGGGAAGAATCCCAGCAATGAGGCGCTGGATGTCATGACGATGGGTCGAAATCGCTCTTGGGCGGCTGTTAAGGCTGCTTGGGTAATTGTCATTCCTTGCTCAAAGGCTTGGTTGGCGAACTCGACAATCAAAATTGCGTTTTTGGAGGCGAGTCCGATTAACATTACCAAGGCGACGTTGGCGTAAACATCGTTTACCAAACCGCGCAATGATAGCGCACTTAATGCACCAAACAAGGCTAAGGGTACAGTTAACAGAATAATTGCTGGGTCAACATAACTTTCATACTGAGCAGCTAGGGTGAGGAACACCATAATAATCCCGAAGCCGAAAATCAGAATCCCTAAGTTACCTGCGGATAATTCTTCGCGGGCGGTTCCTGTCCAATCGCTACCTACGCCTGGTAATGCGGTGGCGGTTACTGTTTGCTGCATGGCTTGGATTGCTTGTCCGCTACTGTAACCCTGTGCTTCTCTACCTTGGATACTGATGGAACGGAAGCCGTTGTAGTGAGAGATCACAGATGGCCCTGTAATGGGTGTGAGTTTGGCTACTTCACTCAAGCGCACCATTTGGTTGTTTGCCGATCGCACATAAAGTTGATTAATATCATCAGGCGATCGCCGATAATTGCCCTCGGCTTGGACGTAAACGCGATAGCTCTGCTGTCCCAAGGTAAAATCATTGACATACTGGGAGCCGATGGCTGCGCCCAAGGTGTTGACAGCTTGCTGAAAATCAACATTGAGTGCTTCTAGGCGATTGCGATCGAAGTCAATTTGAAACTGGGGTGTACTGGCGGTAAACTGCGTAAACACTCCACCTGCTAGGGATGGTTGTTGGTTGGCTTGAGCAATCACCGCTTGGGCGTTGGCGAAGAAGTCATCTATTGTCAATCTGCCATTGGTGCGGTCTTCTAGTTGTAACTCAAATCCCCCCAAGGTGCTAAAACCTTGAATTGGCGGCGGATTGACGGCGGTAATAATTGCTTCTGGGATGGTTTGAAATGCGCCATTAATTCGCTTTAAAATTGCTGAGGCGCTTTGGTTTGGGTTGGTGCGTTCCTCCCAAGGTTTCAGTTTGGCAAAGAAGACACCGCGATTTGAGCCGCTACCAGCAAAACCAAATCCGGAAGTTGCAAAAACGTTTTCAATTTCTGGTTCTTTTTGCAGAATTTGTTCAAGTTTGGTAATTACTTCATCTGTATAATTGAGGGCAACTCCATCGGGGCCTTGAATAATCCCTAAAACAATCCCCTGGTCTTCATTGGGTACAAATCCTGTGGGCACCTGGGTGAACATAAAATAAGTTCCAAATAATCCCACCACAAACAAGGCGACGACAGCATAACGCAGGCGAATTAAAAAGCGGACAATTGCCAGAAATCTATCGATAATCCATGCCACAACCTGATTAAATTTGGTAAAAAACCAGCCCAAGGGGCCGCGTTTGGGTTGCGGTGGACGCAGCAAAATCGCCGCCATACTGGGACTGAAGGTAAGGGCGTTAAATGTGGAAATCACAATAGAGAAGGCAATGACTAAGGCGAACTGCTGATACATTTTTCCGGTAGAACCTGGGAAAAATGCCACGGGAATAAATACCGCCATTAATACCAGCGATGTTGCAACTACCGCCCCCGTCAATTCTTCCATTGCTTCAAAGGAAGCTTGCAGCGGCCTGACTCCCTGTTCAATTTTGCGGGCGATCGCTTCCACAACGATAATTGCATCATCCACAACTAACCCTGTGGCTAAGATTAAGCCGAATAAAGTTAAATTGTTGAGGGAAAATTTGAATATGTAAGCAAATGCTAATGCACCAACTAGGGAAACCGGAATTGCTACCAGGGGAATAATTGTGGCGCGCCAGTCTTGGAGAAACAGAAAAATCACCAAGACAACCAGAACAATTGCTTCCACCAGAGTTTTCACTACTTCTTCTAGGGAAGCTTGCACAAAACCCACGGTATCGTAAACCACCTGGGTTTTTAATCCGGGTGGAAACTCTTTGCTTAACTCTTCCATCTGCGCTTCAATGTTTTTCGCCACATCTAGCGCATTACTTCCCGGTGATTGATAAATTGCCAGTCCAATCGCAGGTTTACCGTTATTTCTGGCATTGCTGGCGTAAGTCTCCGAGCCGAGTTCCGCACGTCCTACATCTCGGAGTTTTATTAAATCTCCATTACTCCCAGCTTTAATAACTAGGTTCTCAAACTCCGCCGCATTTTGAAACTGACCATTTACCCGCAACGGAATTTCATAGCTTTGTCCTGGGGGTATGGGTGCTTGTCCCAAGGTTCCGGCCCCAGCGAGAATATTTTGCGATCGCAGTGCTGTCGCCACATCTGCCACAGTTAATTGCCGACTCGCCAAGGCATTAGGATCGAGCCATAGCCGCATAGCATAGCGTTTTTCCCCAAAAATCGTCAAATCTCCGACTCCTGGCGTTCGCAGCAGTTGATCGCGTAAATTTAGGTCAATATAGTTACTAATAAATAGCGGATCGTACTCGTTATTTTCGGCATAGAAGGTATACACCAACAAAATACTTGTGGAAGCCGTTTGTGCTGTCACACCCAGTTGTTGCACGCTGGTGGGTAAGCGGGGTGTTGCCCTGGCGATGCGATTTTGTACGTTAACCTGAGCAATATTTTTATCAGTTTCTGCACCAAAATATACTGAAATTTGACTGCTGCCTGCGGAACTGTTCGAGGTCATGTATTGCATACCCTCGACACCGTTAATTTGCCGCTCTAGGGTTGTAGTCACAGCACTTTCAACGGTGGCAACATCTGCCCCGGTATAGTTCGCTGATACCTGAACCCGAATTGGGGCAATATCTGGCAGATAATTAAGTGGTAGTAGCGGAATACACAGGCACCCCAAAAGCAGAATCACTAGGGTACAAACGGTAGTTAACACCGGGCGTTTGATAAAGTTGTTCGCGATCGACACGCTCAAGTCTCCTGGATTTAGGATTGGGGTTGAATGGGTGTGCCTTCTCTCAGTTTGAGAATGCCAGAGGTAACAATGGTTTCGCCTGGTTTAAGTCCTTCCAGAACTTGATAATTCGTTCCTTGAATATCACCAAGACGCACTAAACGCTGATGCACAATTTGCTGTGGCTTGCCGTTAACAGTTGTATTTTCTGTGACAAAGACAAAACTTTGTCCGCCAATCCGAGAAATAGCCACAGTGGGAATCAATACCCCTGGTTGGCGATTCCAAATAATCCGCGCTTGCACATATTGCCCATCGCGCAATCTTCCTGGGGAATTATTAAAACGTGCTTTGCTTAAAATCGATTGTTGATTAGAACTAACTGTAGGAGAAATATAGTTAATTGCCCCCGTACCAATTACTTGCTGCGTCGTTGGATCGACTAACTGCA contains the following coding sequences:
- a CDS encoding efflux RND transporter permease subunit, producing MSVSIANNFIKRPVLTTVCTLVILLLGCLCIPLLPLNYLPDIAPIRVQVSANYTGADVATVESAVTTTLERQINGVEGMQYMTSNSSAGSSQISVYFGAETDKNIAQVNVQNRIARATPRLPTSVQQLGVTAQTASTSILLVYTFYAENNEYDPLFISNYIDLNLRDQLLRTPGVGDLTIFGEKRYAMRLWLDPNALASRQLTVADVATALRSQNILAGAGTLGQAPIPPGQSYEIPLRVNGQFQNAAEFENLVIKAGSNGDLIKLRDVGRAELGSETYASNARNNGKPAIGLAIYQSPGSNALDVAKNIEAQMEELSKEFPPGLKTQVVYDTVGFVQASLEEVVKTLVEAIVLVVLVIFLFLQDWRATIIPLVAIPVSLVGALAFAYIFKFSLNNLTLFGLILATGLVVDDAIIVVEAIARKIEQGVRPLQASFEAMEELTGAVVATSLVLMAVFIPVAFFPGSTGKMYQQFALVIAFSIVISTFNALTFSPSMAAILLRPPQPKRGPLGWFFTKFNQVVAWIIDRFLAIVRFLIRLRYAVVALFVVGLFGTYFMFTQVPTGFVPNEDQGIVLGIIQGPDGVALNYTDEVITKLEQILQKEPEIENVFATSGFGFAGSGSNRGVFFAKLKPWEERTNPNQSASAILKRINGAFQTIPEAIITAVNPPPIQGFSTLGGFELQLEDRTNGRLTIDDFFANAQAVIAQANQQPSLAGGVFTQFTASTPQFQIDFDRNRLEALNVDFQQAVNTLGAAIGSQYVNDFTLGQQSYRVYVQAEGNYRRSPDDINQLYVRSANNQMVRLSEVAKLTPITGPSVISHYNGFRSISIQGREAQGYSSGQAIQAMQQTVTATALPGVGSDWTGTAREELSAGNLGILIFGFGIIMVFLTLAAQYESYVDPAIILLTVPLALFGALSALSLRGLVNDVYANVALVMLIGLASKNAILIVEFANQAFEQGMTITQAALTAAQERFRPIVMTSSASLLGFFPLVIASGAGSASRWSLGTALFGGLLVATVLSLLIVPVLYVIIKNLEERFLKRKPAHQTKSPNSDIQEEQVAAGVGSGDERGSGDSR
- a CDS encoding NADPH-dependent FMN reductase codes for the protein MVNSSLFIPVILGTPRQGRQSEYVAKFIVEQVATRDRLQTELIDIRNIAIATDDAGESIKDPQFSATMERADGLIIVAPEYNHGYPGLLKHVLDTCLKEYIHKAVGICGVSAGSFGGTRVIQNLLPVMRELGLVTIFYDLNFSEVQNLFDESGNLIDKPTYIRRMSRFMDELIWMSTVLKYGREVMNLE
- a CDS encoding SDR family NAD(P)-dependent oxidoreductase, yielding MKLAGKVALVTGSSQGIGQGIVIRLAQEGADVVINYRSHPEGAEATLAKVEAAGGKCYMAQCSQAHGYTIQADLGSVDEVQQLIAESIQHFGKLDILVNNAGIEKHAPFWEVSEADYDAVMNVNLKGVFFATQTFVKHLLETKRTGKIINISSVHEELPFPNFTAYCASKGGMKMLTRNLAVELGSLGITINNVAPGAIETPINTKLLNNPEKLGALLQNIPLGRLGQPQDVASLVAFLASADANYITGSTFFVDGGLLWNYQEQ